Genomic segment of Edaphobacter bradus:
GCGGGCGTGATCGTCTTCTGCCTCGAGCGGAGGTATCTGGAGGCGCGCGTCTTCGTCGACGAGGCGCGGCTCAGGGCGTTGTGGCCGCAGCTCGATGTGGAGCTGGTGCGGAAGCACCTGGAGGCTATCCCGAAGATCGCGGCGGGCGATCCTTCGGCGGGGCCGATCGCGAAGCTGTCGCAGAGGGAGCGCTTCCACTGGCTGGTCTCGCCGCGCAGCACGATCATCCAGGTCTCGCCGGTGCATAGCGGCATCTGCGAGGAACCGGAGAACACGGTGGAGAAGCTGGCGGAGCGGCTGTTGGGCACCCCCCACCCCCCTCCCCCTATGTAGCGATGTTAAGTTGTTTTGTTTCAGCAACATAATGTGGTTACTG
This window contains:
- a CDS encoding DUF3037 domain-containing protein, with product MPVPSSFDYALVRVVPRVEREEFINAGVIVFCLERRYLEARVFVDEARLRALWPQLDVELVRKHLEAIPKIAAGDPSAGPIAKLSQRERFHWLVSPRSTIIQVSPVHSGICEEPENTVEKLAERLLGTPHPPPPM